Part of the Chitinophaga parva genome is shown below.
TCTTTGTTACCCTGTGGCTAAGCCGTGAACGCCTGGCCATCACGGACAATATTAAATATTACCTGCTGGCCAGTCTTAAACGTAAACTCTCCGCAGAGTTGCAACGCCTTACCGGCAAACTCCCTGAACATACGGAAAATGAACGGCTGCAGGCTCACTCGCCGGAGGAAGTGCTCATCGGCGCCGAGGCTTCGCAGGAACTACGCCACAAACTTACGCGCGTGATGGACCAACTGCCCCCGCGCCAGCAGGAGATCCTGTACCTGCGCTTTTACGAAGGCCTGGATCCCCGCCAGGCCGCCGAGATCATGGCGCTCAGCCTCAACTCCTCTTATGTACTGCTCTCCAAAGCACTGAATTATCTAAAAAAGCACAGTGATCAGTTGCTGATCATCACTTTTTTAGCCCTGCACCTGTCCCATTTCTAAGAAAATTCAAGATTTTTTGAAAAAAGTTGGAAAACGGCGCTAAGATTTTGCTCTTTTATTGCTTTACCTGTTAAGTATCACCAATGGCATCCTTCGATTCTACGATGAAAGATTTTTTACAACTTCCTGCTTTTCGCAAGTGGGTTCTGGAGCCTGACGCAGCCAGCAACGCCTTCTGGGCGGAGTGGCAGCAGCAGCACCCGGGCCAGGTAGCGGACCTGCAGGAGGCCATGGAGATCGTAAGGGCCATTCATGCCGGCAGCCCGGTACCGGAGCATGTCGCCACCGCTACCTGGGCACGCATCGTGGAGAGCATTGATGCCGCCCCCCAAAAGGCCAAAGTAGTGCCCATGGGCCGCTCCTGGAAACGCTGGCTGGCATATGCCGCCCTGGTGGCAGGTGTAGCCATCGGCGCCATAGCGGCCTGGCAGCTTACCGCCGTAAAGCAGGTAGAGATCCACACCGCCATGGGAGAGCTGCGCACCATCGCGTTGCCAGACCACTCCGTGGTAAAACTGAACGTAAACTCAGCGCTTCGCTATTCCGATCGCTGGTCCGGCAGCAAGCCCCGGGAAGTGTGGCTGAGCGGCGAAGCTTTTTTCACCGTGACCCACCAGGATAATGGCCAGGCATTTATTGTACACACTAATGATGTGGACATCCACGTAGTAGGCACTGAATTCAATGTAAATACCCGCCGCGTACAAACACAGGTAGTACTGGACAAAGGCGTGGTGCAACTCACCCTCAACGGCCCCAAAGCCGCCGCCAGAAAGGCTCCCATCACTATGAAGCCCGGCGATATGGTTACCTGGTCTGCTGCCACCGCAGCACTGGCCGCCAAAAAAGTAGACCCGGAAGATTATTCTTCCTGGCGCACACGGATGCTGCATTTCAACGATGCTTCCATCCCGGAAGTGATCCGCAGCCTACAGGAAAATATTGGCATCACGATAGAATTAACAGACACCAGTCTCAATAGCCAGACCTTTACGGGGTCTGTACCACTGGATAATGTAGACGTATTTTTTAAGACACTGTCTCGCTCATTTGACGTAAAAATTGAGCAAACCGCAACAAACACATATAGAATAGGCAGTAATTAGCAACATCACAGGAGTAACTAGCGGAAAAGAAGATTAGTCATGTCAACCAAAAAACGGGCCCGGACACGGGTTCCGGAGATACTATGCCTTTTTATTAATGCTTGATTTTTCTATACAACCACCAACCAAAATCATTTAGCTATGGTAGATTTCTACGCCAGAAGATTAGGCGGTAGCCTGGCGCTGGCCTTGTTGATCCAGGTTTGCGGACCTGGGCAGGCATCGGCCGCGGAGGCCCACCTGCACGCCGCAAAAGCGCCCTGGATAACGATGTGGAGAGAAGGACAGAACACCGGACAGCAGTTGCCGCTGAAGATAGTACTATCCGGCCTGGAGCAGCAGTACAAGGTGCATATCAATTACACCGGCAATACCATCAACGGTATTACCGTACAGAAGCCGGCAGAAAAACAACAGAGCCAGAAACTGGTGGATTATCTCAACGATTTCCTGCGCCCCCTGGGCCTGGAAGCAGAGGAAGCCGGTACCGGCGACTTCATTGTGTACAAGAATAAGGAAAAACAAAAACCAACCAATCCCAAGCCAACCATTAACAGCAACACGGCCAGTGAGCCAATTCCTTCCGCAACCGCCGGTAACGCGCCCGTTCAACTGGAGAGCATCCGCCAGGACGGACATACCATTACCGGCCAGGTTACGGAAGAATCCGGGTTGCCCATGCCCGGTGTGACCGTGGTGGTGAAGGGTACTTTCAACGGGGCCAAGACCACGGAGAAAGGACGGTTCACCCTGAATAACGTACCTGCCAATGCCACGGTGGTATTCAGTTTCATTGGTTATAAAACACAGGAGATCAAGGTAGGTACCCGCTCCCAGCTGGATGTGCAGCTGCTCACCGATGCACAGTCGCTCAAAGATGTGGTGGTGAACGGTTACCAGAAGCTCAATAAAGAAAGCTACACAGGCTCCGCCACGGTGATCACCGCGGAAGAGATCAAGCGGTTCAATCCTACGAATCTGCTGAGCAGCATTGCGGCTTATGATCCTTCTTTTAAACTGGTGGAGAATAATATTGGCGGTTCTAACCCCAATGCCATGCCCACCGTGAATGTGAGAGGTACCACGGCTGTTTCAAATGGCCCGTCGTCCGCATTGACCCGTGCACAGCTTTCCAATGTAACCAACCTGCCGCTTTTCATCCTGGATGGTTACCAGGTGGGTATTGAAACTATTTTTGACCTGGACATTAACCGCATACAAACCATTACTCTGCTGAAAGATGCCGCAGCTACCGCTGTTTACGGATCCCGCGCTTCCAATGGTGTGGTGATGATACAGACCCGCATCCCGAAACAGGGCCAGCTGGAAGTGTATTACACCTACATGCTGGGTGTAAGTGCCCCGGACCTTACTGACTATCACCTGCTCAACGCTTCCGAGAAACTGGAATATGAAAAAGAAGCAGGGCTCTTCAACGCCAATGGCGTTGACAATCCCAATTCCATTGAAGAATCTTACTACGCCAAGCGCCGCAATGTGCTTTCTGGTGTGAATACGGACTGGATAGCCCAGCCGGTAGCTACAGCCTACAGCCACAATAACTCCCTCAGCCTTTCCGGTGGTACCCGCGAAATGCGCTATAGCGTAGACGCCCGCTACCAGACGGCGGATGGTGTGATGAAGGGATCTTCCCGTACCCGTTCCGGCATTGGCAACACGCTTTCCTACAACATCAAGGATAATAAGCTGATGTTCCGCAATACCTTCAGCCTTACGCAGATGAAAAGCCAGGAATCGCCTTACGGCTCCAGTGAAGATGCCTTTGGCAGCAGCTTCGGGCCTTACCTGCGCTTCAGTGACTATGCATTGATGAACCCTTATTATCCTAAAACGGATAGCCTGGGCCGTATTATACAGGAAGTGGACCACTGGAATTTCCGTGACCCCAATATTGGTAACGCCACTAACGCCACGTATGCCCTGAACCCGCTGTGGGACGCGAATACCGGCAGTTTTAACCGCACCAAATACACGGAGTTTATCGATGCCTTTGGTGGGGAGTACAATCCGACTGCTTCGCTCAAGATCACCGGTAATATCGCCGTGACCAAGCGCAGTACCACCAGTGATAAGTTCCAGTCTCCGCTGAGTAATGAATTTTTCTTTTATGGCTCGGACAAGGTAAAGGACCGCGGTAAATATTACTACACTACCATTGACCAGACCACGGTGGATGGATCATTGACCATTAACTATAACAAAGCGATCCACAACGCACATTTCCTCAACTTTTCTGCCGCCACCAACATACAGGATACCAAGTATGACGAGCGTGATATCGTAGCCCAGGGCTTTAGCAACGACCGTTTCACCAGCCTGGCCTTTGCCCGCGAATACGGGAAGGATGATAACGAGAGCAGCCCCCACGGCTATTATGAAGCAACCCGCCTGATCGGCTTTCTGGCTTCCGGTAACTATTCTTACCAGAACCGTTTCCTGATGGACGCCACCGTGCGTGTGGACGGGTCTTCCAAATTTGGAGAGAACTCCCGCTTTGCACCCTTTGGTGCGGTAGGCCTGGGCTGGAACCTGCACAATGAAAAGTTCCTGCAGCATACGGCTATTAACCAGCTGCGTTTAAAAGGTACCATGGGTATCACCGGTTCTGATGAGTTTCCGCCCTATTTATCCAATACTACCTATGATTACTATATTAACAACTGGTACTCTACCGGCGTAGGTGCTGTGTTCACCACCTGGGGCAACAAGAACCTGAAATGGTCCCGCACCAAGAACTATGAAGCTACCATTGAGTTGAGCGCTTTCCGTGACCGCCTGTATGTATCGCCACACTATTATTACAAACTCACCACGGATCTGATCAGTGATGTAAATACAGCGCCTTCCACCGGCTTTACCAGCTACAAGGATAACATTGGTAATGTTGTGAATAAAGGATACGAATTGTTCTTACGCGCCAACGTACTGCGCCAGCGCAAATGGTCAGTGAACGTATTTGCGAACCTGGCTCACAATACCAACATCCTCACCAAGCTGTCTAATTCCATGAAGGCGTATAATGATCAGGTGAACAAAGCCTCCGGCGACTCTGCCCTGCACTCCGTGCCCCTGCAGCGTTACCAGGAAGGCCGTTCCATGAGCACTATCTACGCGGTGAAATCGCTGGGTATTGATCCTGAAACCGGTAAAGAGATCTACCTGAACAGGGATGGTAAAACCACTACCTATGTATATGATGTAAAAGAATCCGTACCGGTAGGAGATAATATCCCCAAGCTGTCCGGCAACTTCGGTGGTAACGTCGTGTATGGCGCCTTTATGTTGGAAGTACGTTTCTCTGCCAGCTTCGGTGCAGATGTATACAACGAAACCCTGGAGCGTATGGTGGAGAATGCGGATCCTAAATTCAACGTGGACCGCCGCGCACTCACCAGCCGCTGGAAAAAACCGGGTGATCACACCTTCTTCAAAGATGTGGCTGACATTACGCAAACCGGTACTACTTCCCGTTTCGTACAACATGAGAACCGCGTACAATGGACTTCTGTATACGCTTCCTGGGATGCCCCCGCCAGCCTTTACAGCAAAATGAAGATGAAGAACCTGCGCATCGCTTTCAATATGAACGACCTCGCATACTGGTCTACCGTAGCCCAGATGCGTGGTATTGAATATCCCTTTGCACGCAGCTTCACCTTTACATTGTCAACCCGCTTCTAAAACAGAGAACAATGAAAAAAATCTTCATAGCACTCCTTGTAGTTGCCACCTGCAGTTCCTGCAAAAAATGGCTGGACATAAAGCCCCAGACACAGATCTCCGATGATGACCTGTTTAAAACAGAAGATGGGTATAAAGAAGCGATCAATGGGATGTACACCATGATGTCTGACGGCAAGCTGTATGGCCGGGAGCTTACCACCGGTACACTGGAAGCAGTGGGCCAGGGACTGTATGCAGACCCGCTCACCGACGGCAACGCCTATCACCAGACGCAACTCTATAATTATAAAGATCAAACCTTCATCTCCCGTAAAGACACCATCTGGAGAAATCTTTATGGTGTGATCGCCAATGCCAATAACCTGCTGGCACATGTAGATAACAACAAGCTGCTCTTCAAAGGCAATAACTATAACATCATCAAAGGGGAGGCCCTGGCACTGCGCGGGTTCTGCCATTTTGATGTGCTGCGCCTTTTTGCCAACAGTTATTATGCAAAGGCGGATGGACAAGGTGTTCCATACCAGCTGGCATTCGACCGCAATGCGCCCAAGCTGTACAAGATCAGCGAAGTGCTGAACATGGTGATCAAAGACCTGACGGATGCCAAGACTTTGCTGGCCGGGATAGACCCCATCCTGGACCCCAGCTACAAAGTGGGCTATGGTACGATAGATACAGCCACCGAGACCAAGGATTTTGAACTGTTCCACCAGTACCGGCGCACGCATATGAACTATTACGCGGTATGTGGAGAGCTGGCCCGCGTATACCTCTATGCCGGCGACAATGCCAATGCGCTCAGCAATGCGCTGGAAGTGATCAATTCCAAAAAATTTCCGTGGACAAAGCAGACAGACATGCTGAACCCGGACGATGCCAAGCGTGACTGGATAGGCTTCAAAGAGATCATCTTTGGCATGTACGCGCCAAACCAGAGCAATGCACTGGCATCCCTGCTTACCAATGGTAACAATGGCCTGTTCCAGACCATTTCCGGTGGCGATGCCCTGTTTGAGGCCAATACCGAGGCAGGAGGCAACGACCTGCGTTATAAAACGTGGATACAACTGCAGGGCGGTTCCGCCCCCTACTACCGTGCCATGAAATACTACCGCAGCACGGATAACCTGTATGACCAGATCATACCCTGCATACGCCTCGGTGAGATGTACTACATAGCGGCAGAGGCAAGCTGGGGCACCAATACGGTGAACGCATGTAATTATTACAACACCGTTCGCTTTGAACGTAACATCGGGGACTCGCTGAAGACAACCGATAAAACGGTATTCCTGCAGGCGCTTACCAGGGAAGCACGTAAAGAGCTGTTCTGCGAAGGCCAGATGTTCTACATGTACAAACGCCTGAACATGCCCATCATCGGGGCCACCGGCACTACCATTCCGCTCACCAATGCCATCGCTACCTGGCCCTGGCCGGATGATGAGCTTACTTATGCTAACCGCTAAAACGTATTGTCATGAAGAAATTTTTCTGTTACATCATACTCGGTGCAGGTGCTTTATTGGCGGCATGCACTAAAAATGACCCGGCGTCGATCTATAATACGCCTCCTAACATCTATTTTGACTGGAGGGATTCTACCGGTGCAGGCGCCCTGAAGGATAGCCTGGTATTCTCCTTCGCCTTTACTCCCGAACGCACGGTGGATACGGCTTTGCTGCCCATCCGCATTTCCGGCGACCGTATGCCCAAGGATCGCATCTTCAAGCTCGCGATCGTGGATTCTGCCACCACCGCAAAGGCCGGCCTGCATTTTAAGGCGCTGGAACCACAGTACATCATGCCGGCAGATTCCGGCTTTGTAAAAGTGCCGGTATACCTCTATGCTGCCGATACCTCCCTGCATAGCCATTCTGTGAAGCTGCGCGTAAAACTGTTGCCTACCAGCGATTTCACGGTAACGGATACACTTTTCAATGTAGCGAAGATCTCCTTCTCCAATATGCTGCAGCAACCGGAGTGGTGGGCTTATTGGTCCCAGCTGGGGCCCTACTCCCGTGTGAGTTTTGAACTGCTGATACTGTCTACCGGTACTACCGTTATGTATCCGCCGGCAGACTTTACACACCAGCCGGCCATGATGTTCATTTGCAGCAGCTTCACCAGCTTCATTAAAGACCCCTTCTCCTTCGTGACCAAACATCCCAGCCTGAACCTGGTGACAACGGCCAATGGCGACGGCACTTACAGCCTGTATGCAACCAACAACCCGGACAAGAAGTGGATTCTTTATCCGG
Proteins encoded:
- a CDS encoding SusC/RagA family TonB-linked outer membrane protein, which codes for MVDFYARRLGGSLALALLIQVCGPGQASAAEAHLHAAKAPWITMWREGQNTGQQLPLKIVLSGLEQQYKVHINYTGNTINGITVQKPAEKQQSQKLVDYLNDFLRPLGLEAEEAGTGDFIVYKNKEKQKPTNPKPTINSNTASEPIPSATAGNAPVQLESIRQDGHTITGQVTEESGLPMPGVTVVVKGTFNGAKTTEKGRFTLNNVPANATVVFSFIGYKTQEIKVGTRSQLDVQLLTDAQSLKDVVVNGYQKLNKESYTGSATVITAEEIKRFNPTNLLSSIAAYDPSFKLVENNIGGSNPNAMPTVNVRGTTAVSNGPSSALTRAQLSNVTNLPLFILDGYQVGIETIFDLDINRIQTITLLKDAAATAVYGSRASNGVVMIQTRIPKQGQLEVYYTYMLGVSAPDLTDYHLLNASEKLEYEKEAGLFNANGVDNPNSIEESYYAKRRNVLSGVNTDWIAQPVATAYSHNNSLSLSGGTREMRYSVDARYQTADGVMKGSSRTRSGIGNTLSYNIKDNKLMFRNTFSLTQMKSQESPYGSSEDAFGSSFGPYLRFSDYALMNPYYPKTDSLGRIIQEVDHWNFRDPNIGNATNATYALNPLWDANTGSFNRTKYTEFIDAFGGEYNPTASLKITGNIAVTKRSTTSDKFQSPLSNEFFFYGSDKVKDRGKYYYTTIDQTTVDGSLTINYNKAIHNAHFLNFSAATNIQDTKYDERDIVAQGFSNDRFTSLAFAREYGKDDNESSPHGYYEATRLIGFLASGNYSYQNRFLMDATVRVDGSSKFGENSRFAPFGAVGLGWNLHNEKFLQHTAINQLRLKGTMGITGSDEFPPYLSNTTYDYYINNWYSTGVGAVFTTWGNKNLKWSRTKNYEATIELSAFRDRLYVSPHYYYKLTTDLISDVNTAPSTGFTSYKDNIGNVVNKGYELFLRANVLRQRKWSVNVFANLAHNTNILTKLSNSMKAYNDQVNKASGDSALHSVPLQRYQEGRSMSTIYAVKSLGIDPETGKEIYLNRDGKTTTYVYDVKESVPVGDNIPKLSGNFGGNVVYGAFMLEVRFSASFGADVYNETLERMVENADPKFNVDRRALTSRWKKPGDHTFFKDVADITQTGTTSRFVQHENRVQWTSVYASWDAPASLYSKMKMKNLRIAFNMNDLAYWSTVAQMRGIEYPFARSFTFTLSTRF
- a CDS encoding RNA polymerase sigma factor, coding for MIEGDRDALAFIYQSSFDSLYRFGTKITPDESLVQDCIHDIFVTLWLSRERLAITDNIKYYLLASLKRKLSAELQRLTGKLPEHTENERLQAHSPEEVLIGAEASQELRHKLTRVMDQLPPRQQEILYLRFYEGLDPRQAAEIMALSLNSSYVLLSKALNYLKKHSDQLLIITFLALHLSHF
- a CDS encoding DUF4843 domain-containing protein, whose product is MKKFFCYIILGAGALLAACTKNDPASIYNTPPNIYFDWRDSTGAGALKDSLVFSFAFTPERTVDTALLPIRISGDRMPKDRIFKLAIVDSATTAKAGLHFKALEPQYIMPADSGFVKVPVYLYAADTSLHSHSVKLRVKLLPTSDFTVTDTLFNVAKISFSNMLQQPEWWAYWSQLGPYSRVSFELLILSTGTTVMYPPADFTHQPAMMFICSSFTSFIKDPFSFVTKHPSLNLVTTANGDGTYSLYATNNPDKKWILYPEGGAYYFHDENGVTIKL
- a CDS encoding RagB/SusD family nutrient uptake outer membrane protein; protein product: MKKIFIALLVVATCSSCKKWLDIKPQTQISDDDLFKTEDGYKEAINGMYTMMSDGKLYGRELTTGTLEAVGQGLYADPLTDGNAYHQTQLYNYKDQTFISRKDTIWRNLYGVIANANNLLAHVDNNKLLFKGNNYNIIKGEALALRGFCHFDVLRLFANSYYAKADGQGVPYQLAFDRNAPKLYKISEVLNMVIKDLTDAKTLLAGIDPILDPSYKVGYGTIDTATETKDFELFHQYRRTHMNYYAVCGELARVYLYAGDNANALSNALEVINSKKFPWTKQTDMLNPDDAKRDWIGFKEIIFGMYAPNQSNALASLLTNGNNGLFQTISGGDALFEANTEAGGNDLRYKTWIQLQGGSAPYYRAMKYYRSTDNLYDQIIPCIRLGEMYYIAAEASWGTNTVNACNYYNTVRFERNIGDSLKTTDKTVFLQALTREARKELFCEGQMFYMYKRLNMPIIGATGTTIPLTNAIATWPWPDDELTYANR
- a CDS encoding FecR family protein, with amino-acid sequence MASFDSTMKDFLQLPAFRKWVLEPDAASNAFWAEWQQQHPGQVADLQEAMEIVRAIHAGSPVPEHVATATWARIVESIDAAPQKAKVVPMGRSWKRWLAYAALVAGVAIGAIAAWQLTAVKQVEIHTAMGELRTIALPDHSVVKLNVNSALRYSDRWSGSKPREVWLSGEAFFTVTHQDNGQAFIVHTNDVDIHVVGTEFNVNTRRVQTQVVLDKGVVQLTLNGPKAAARKAPITMKPGDMVTWSAATAALAAKKVDPEDYSSWRTRMLHFNDASIPEVIRSLQENIGITIELTDTSLNSQTFTGSVPLDNVDVFFKTLSRSFDVKIEQTATNTYRIGSN